The Cellulophaga sp. RHA19 genome includes the window GAGACAAAAAGACCTATAAAATGTCCGGATTATGTGTTAAAAAAGATTGATGATTTTTACGACCTTTAATTTTGAATTTTTATATACTGCATGGTATCAAAAATGTTGAAAACTTCTTCAGCTTTTGTTTTTCTAACAGAGATTACATAAGTGCAGTTAGCTTCCAATTTTTGAGATACAATGTCTAGTTTTTTTTGCTTTATAACGCGCATTACGCTATTCATATCTTTGTAGTCAAAAGTAAGAGTGTATAGTTGTGTTATTATTTTCTTTTTAATTTCTGCTTCGTCCAATGCAATTTGTGCAGCGGTCCTGTAGGCGCTTATTAATCCGCCAACACCTAGTTTTGTGCCTCCAAATATACGAGCAACTGCAACAAGTACATTTGTAAGGTCATAAGCTTGTATTTGGCCATAAATAGGTAAGCCTGCAGAATTGTTAGGTTCTCCGTCATCATTGGCTCTATATCGTACGTTATCTGTGCCTAATTGCCACGCATAGCAGACGTGGTTTGCGGTGTGGTGTTGTTTCTTTAATTCTTCAATAATAGGTTTAACGTCATCTTCTGTAGTTATGGGGAATACGTAACCAAAGAATTTGCTTTTTCGGTCTTTATATAAAATTTCTGGGCTTGGATTGTCTATAGTTAAATACGTGTCTTTTTCTTTATTCATATTACAATGCCATTAAAATTATACTACATACAGCCAAGCTAATCCCTATCCAGTTTTTAGCGCTTAGTTTTTCTTTAAAAAATAATATACCAATTAGTGTGGTAAACAAAACAATTGCAACATTGTTAATTGTAAAAATTGATGCACTAGAAAAATCGGATCCACGTAATGCTTTTATTAAAAAATAAATTGAAAAAAAGTTAGGAATACCAAGAAAAACACCTGCTATCACGTTTTTTAAGTTAATTTTTAGGGGGTATTTTTTTGCTCTTACTAGTATAAAAATGATACCAAATAAACCAGCGGCTATAAATATAACTGAAGAAAATAAGGGTATTTTTTGCTCATCTACGTGTGCTTCTTCTAAATATTTAATAGTAATATCTATGGTTCCGGAACCAATAAACACTAAAAAAGGAAGTAGAAGAGATTTTATATTAAACGTACCAGTATTTTTTTTTATTGAAGCAAGATAAACAGCTGAAAGCGCAAGTAATATACCTGTTGTTTTTAGCGTGGTTAGGTTTTCATTATACATAAAAATACCGCCAAGTACAGGAATTACTAAAGACATTTTTGTAGAAACTGAAGCAACGGAAACGCCTAGTTCTTGAGACGTTTTTGCCATAATGTAAAAAACTAATATAAATAGTATTCCTAAAAATAAGGCACCTCCAAACCAAGACTCATTTTGTAGTTCTGTGGGTTTAATTGGGGTGTTGTAAAATGATAGTCCAACTAGGCAAGCCACAAAATAATTTGTAATTATAGCATATAGCGTTTGTACTTTATAAATATGAAATAGCTTAAATACTATAAAGATTAAACTAGAAAATAAAATGCTTAATACTAAATTTATCATACCTATAATTTGCTCTTTAGGTTGATGATGTCTTCTTTGCCAACTTGTAAATTCCAGCTTTTAATTCCTAATTTTTCTGCGGCAATTGTATTTTCTTTGGTATCATCAATAAAAAAAGATTCTTTAGCCTTTAAGTTGTTTTCTTTTAATACAAACTCATAAATAGCAGCGTCTGGTTTTCTAAAATTTATTAAGTGTGACAAATAAAACTGTTCAAAACAATTTTTGAACCTATTGTATCTGTCAATATTCATATTTTTAATTACTTGTTCTATGTGTAATTCATTGGTATTGCTAAGTAAAAACAAGCGGTAATTAGTTTCTTTGGCAAGAGTTTCAATAAACGTTAATCGTTCTTCAGGAAAATCTAATATAATTTTGTTCCAAGCAATTTTAAGTTGTTCTGGTGTAGCTGTTGTAAAAATTTTATTTGTATCAGCTATAAAATCATCAGAAGAGATTAACCCTTTTTCATAACTCTTCATTAGTGTGTCTAATTCTGGAGTTATTTCTGTAAAACCAAATTTACTCAATTCTAAAGCGGTTGCTGTTTTGTCTAGATTTATAAAAATATCGCCAAAATCAAAAATTATATTCTTAATCATTGTTGTAAATCTTTAAAATGTCGGTTTTAATGTTGGTTGTGGTTTTTAGGTTTCCTTTAAACACTGGAGCTTTAATGCCATCTTTAAATGTAGATACTCCTTTAAAAACTCTTGCTTCATCCCAAAGGTTAGCATCAATAAACGTTTGTAATGTTTTAGTGCCTCCTTCTATAATTACACTAAGGATATTTTGTTTGTGCAAAACTCTACAAATTTCAGTAGCTAATGGTTTTTTAAAGTCTATTTCTTCGTAGTTAATACCATCTAGTTGCTTTTCATGATTAGCTTTCTCGGTAAGTACAATCGTATTTACAGATGTATCTAATATGTTTTTATTTATATCAATCTTTAGGTTTTTGTCTAAAACAATTCTTGTGGGAGGTGTGCCATACCAATTTCTAACATCTAATTTAGGATTGTCTTTTATAACTGTATTTGTGCCTACTAAAATTCCTTGTTCCTCGCTTCTCCATTGGTGTACAAGTTGTCTAGATGCTTTATTAGTTATCCAAAAAGGTTCTGGAGTATTGTTTCGTTTTTCTTGTAACGGGGCAATAAAGCCATCACTAGTTTCTGCCCATTTTAATACTATATAAGGTCTCTTTTTCTCGTAAAAGCATAAAAAACGCTTATGATGATCTCTACATTCCTTCTCTAAAACACCTATTGTTACATTGCATCCTGCCTTTTTAAGTTTTTTAATTCCGTTACCAGCTACTTTTTCATGCGGATCTTTTAACCCTATAACAACATTAGGTATTTTATGTTTTACAATTAAATCTGCGCAAGGTGGAGTTTTTCCGTAGTGGGAGCAAGGCTCCAAGGTAACATATATAGTAGCTTCTTTTAAAGCTAGTTTGTCCTTAACGCTTTTTATTGCATTAACTTCTGCGTGGGAGCCTCCGTACGGAGAAGTAAAACCCTCTCCAATTATTACATTGTTATGCACAATTACTGCGCCAACCATTGGGTTTGGAAAAGTAGAACCTAAACCGTTTTTGGCAATTTCTATACAACGTAAAATGTATTTTTCATGTATCTTCACTTCGCAAAAATAGAATAATATTAAGATATAGTATTTGTTTCATGGATAATGTAGTAATAAGGCCTATTTTACAAAAAGATAATGCATCTGTAGCAGAGGTAATTAGGCAAGTGTTGGTAGATCTTGGTGTTCCAAAAGTTGGTACTGCTTATGCAGATAAAGCATTAGATTCTATGTATGAAAACTATAATGTACCCAAAGCAACTTATTTTGTAGCAGAAGTAAATGGCAAAATTTTAGGTTGTGCAGGAGTAGCACAATTAGAAAATTATGATAGTGATACTTGCGAATTGCAAAAAATGTATTTTTTAGAAGAGGCAAGGGGTAAAGGTTTAGGAAGTAAAATGATGGATGCTTGTATTTCTAAGGCGCGTGAGTATCGTTTTAAAAAGTGTTATTTAGAGACAATGCCATATATGAAAGATGCTCAAAAACTATATAAAAAAACAGGTTTTAAGTATATAGATTGCCGTATGGGAGATACGGGGCATTATTCTTGCCCTGTTTTTATGTTATTAGAGCTTTAGTTGATAGGTTTTATATATTGATTTTTTAGTATGTTGTTAAAAGAAATAAAGAAAATTTTTCATATAGAATTAGATGCTATGTATCCTGTAGAAGAGGTAGATAGTTTTTTTTATATGACTATAGAGCATTATCTTAAATTAGAAAGATTTATACTTGCTATGCAACCAGATTATGTGGTTAAAAAAGAAGAGGAAGGTGTTTTGTTTTCTACCATAGAACAGTTAAAAAAAAATGTACCAATACAGTATATTTTTAAAACTGCACATTTTATGGGGTTAGATTTTAACGTAAATTCTAATGTGTTAATTCCTAGGCCAGAAACAGAAGAATTGGTAAGTTGGATTTTAAGTGAAGTGGACATTAATCAAGAAATTACTATTCTAGATATTGGCACAGGTAGTGGCTGTATAGCTATTAGTTTGGCTAAAAACTTGCCTAAGGCAAAGGTGTTTGCTTTGGATGTTTCTAAAAATGCTTTAGAGGTTGCAAAAAATAATGCAGAAGCCAATAATGTATCGGTAACTTTTATAGAAAAAAGTATATTAGAAGAACCTAATCTTAAGCAAAAATTTGATGTTATTGTATCTAATCCGCCTTATGTTAGGGAGTTAGAAAAGGTAGAAATGAATGCAAACGTATTAGATAACGAGCCAAGTTTGGCATTGTTTGTTTCTGATAATAAGCCACTTGTGTTTTACGATGCAATTACAAATTTTGCAGTAAATTATTTGGTAGATGGTGGTAAGTTGTATTTTGAAATTAACCAATATTTAGGAAAAGAAACAAAGGCCCTTTTAGAGAAGCACGATTATAAAAACATCATTTTAAAAAAAGATATGTTTGGTAATGATAGGATGTTAAAAGGGGAAATTGAAAATTAGTTTTAATAAAAAATATTCATTCAGTCTACTAAAAATACTGAATAAGAAAAAATAGAAGTAAGAATGTCTGTAAAAGAGCAAATTGAAGCATTGCGTGATGAGCTACGCAAACACAATCATAATTATTATGTTTTAGATACACCAACAATATCAGATTACGATTTTGATATCAAGTTAAAAGAATTACAAGCCTTAGAAGCTAAGCATCCAGAATTTTATGATGCTAATTCGCCAACATTACGTGTTGGAGGAGAAATCACTAAAAACTTTAATACAGTTGTGCATGAGCATAGAATGTATTCTTTAGATAACTCTTATTCTAAAGAAGATTTGTTAGACTGGGAAAAACGTGTAGAAAAAATATTAGGAGACTCTAATATAGAATTTACGTGCGAGTTAAAGTATGATGGGGCTTCAATAAGTTTAACTTATGAAGATGGTAAATTAGTACGTGCAGTTACCCGTGGAGATGGTTTTCAGGGAGATGAAGTAACAACTAATATTAAAACCATAAAATCTGTTCCATTACAGTTAAAAGGAGATTACCCTCCTAAATTTGATATTAGAGGAGAAATTGTATTGCCTTTTGAGGGTTTTCATAAAATGAATGAAGAGCGAGTAGCAAATGGCGAAGATCCTTATATGAACCCCAGAAATACAGCATCTGGTAGTTTAAAATTACAAGATAGCTCTTTGGTTGCTCAACGTCCTTTAGAGTGTTTATTGTATAGTGTTGTTGGGGCTAACTTAAATTTAGAAACTCAGTTTGATGCATTAGAAAAAACACGTTCCTGGGGGTTTAAAGTGCCAACTGTAGCTAAACTTTGTAAAAGTGTAGATGAAGTTATGGCTTTTGTAGAGTATTGGGATGTTCATAGGCATGAGTTGCCTTATGAAACAGATGGAGTAGTGGTTAAAGTAAATACATTACGTTACCAAGAAGAGCTAGGATATACTTCTAAATCTCCACGTTGGGCAATGGCTTATAAATTTAAAGCAGAGCAGGTTTCTACGGTTTTAAATGAAATAAGTTACCAAGTTGGTCGTACAGGAGCAATTACTCCTGTTGCTAATTTAGAGCCTGTTTTGTTGGCAGGTACAACGGTAAAAAGAGCATCATTGCATAATGCAGATCAAATAGAAAAATTAGATGTTAGAGTAGGAGATACTGTTTTTGTAGAAAAAGGAGGAGAGATAATCCCTAAAATTGTTGGTGTTAATTTAGAGGTAAGACCACAAGATTCCCTACCTACGCATTACATAGAGCATTGCCCAGAATGCAATACAGAATTAATTAGAACAGAGGGCGATGCAAAGCATTATTGCCCTAATGAATATGGTTGTCCGCCACAAATAACAGGTAAAATTCAGCATTTTATATCCAGAAAAGCAATGGATATAGACGGTTTAGGTAGTGAAACGGTAGAGTTACTATTTAAAGAAGGTTTGATAAAGAATTATGCAGACTTGTATACCTTAACAGTAGAACAATTACTGCCGTTAGAGCGTATGGCAAAAAAATCTGCAGAGAATCTTGTAAAAGGTGTTGCGGCTTCTGTAGAGATACCTTTTGAGCGTGTTTTGTTTGCTTTAGGAATACGATTTGTAGGTGAAACGGTAGCTAAGAAATTAGCAAAGGCTTATAAAAATATAGATGCTTTAATGTATGCTTCTGCATTAGAATTAGCTACAGTAGATGAAATAGGAGAGCGTATAGCTTCTAGTGTGGTAGAGTTTTTTCAGAATGAAATTAATTTAGAGAGTATAAATAGGTTAAAAAGCTACGGACTTCAATTTCAGGTGTCTGCAGAAAAACTTTTAAATCAGACTGAAAAATTAAAAGGAGAAACATATGTAGTATCTGGAGTTTTTGAAATGAGTAGAAACGACCTTAAAAAATTAATAGAGGATAATGGAGGTAAAGTTGGTTCTTCTATTTCATCTAAAACTTCTTTTTTAATAGCTGGCGATAAAATGGGGCCTAGCAAACGTACAAAGGCTGAGAGTTTAAATATCCCAATTATAACAGAGAAAGATTTTTTAACAAAGCTCGGTTAAATTTTAAAAATAGTAATAGATTGTAAATCAATATTTTGTAATTAGCTTCCTTGTGTGATTTAATATTTGTTATATTTATAACAAAATGTTTTATTTAAAAAACAAAGTAGCTTTGTATCTTTGCATTAAATTGTGCTAGATAATAATTACATTTGTGTAAATGTAAAATTGCATGTTAAAAGGCATAAAAAATAAATTTAAGCGCAAGGCAGCGGTAAAATTTTTAAACGAAAATAAAAACAAGCGTGTTACTTGTTCTAGAATAAAAAAAGGAATAAGTAAGGTTGGTTGTATTGTAGATTTGGACAATGTTCCAGACGGTACAGTTTTTAACGAGTTTATTAAGGAGTTTTCTTTGCAGCCAAATGCATTAAAAATTATAGGTTACAAAGCAGAGCATGATAAAAACTCTCCTTATTCAACTCCGGTTTTTTCGGAGGAAGATTTAGGTTGGGGAGCAAAAATAGAAAATAGTTACGCATTAGAATTTTTAGATAATGAGTATGATATGCTTATTAGTTATTATACAGAAGATAACTTATTGTTGCAATTGGTAACTATGCAGTCTAAAGCTAGGTTAAAAGTTGGTTTTGGAGAAGTTGATGAGAATTTAAATGATTTAATCTTAAATATACCAATTAAAGATTTTAGCATTTTTAAAAAAGAGCTGGGAAAATATCTCTCAGTTTTAAATGAAATATAAAAAGAACGTACTACTATGTAAAGCACGTTCTTAAATTTTGATGATTAAATTTATACGTGTGAAAGAGTTAGTTGGTACTGGTGTTGCGCTAGTTACGCCCTTTAAGTCAGATTTGTCTGTAGATGTTACAGCGTTGCAAAATATTGTAGAATACAATATAGCTAATGGTATTAATTATTTAGTGGTTCTAGGAACTACAGGAGAACCTGCAACACTTACAGCAGAAGAAAAACAGTTGGTTATAGATACTGTTGTTAAGGTAAATGCCAGGAGATTACCTTTAGTATTGGGTGTTGGAGGCAATAATACAATGGCTGTTGTTGCAGAACTTAAAGAAAGAGATTTAAGTGATTTTGCTGCAGTTTTATCTGTTTCACCTTATTACAATAAGCCAACTCAAGAAGGAATTTATCAGCATTTTAAAGCTATGTCTTTAGCGTCACCTAAGCCAATTATAGTGTATAACGTACCTGGCAGAACAGGTAGCAATATGTTGGCATCTACAACGGTTAGGTTAGCAAAAGACTTTAGTAATATTGTTGCTATTAAAGAAGCTTGCGGAGATATGGTACAAATACTGTCTATCATAAAAGATAAGCCAAAAGACTTTATGGTTATTTCTGGAGACGATTTTACAGCATTATCTACTGTTTTAGCAGGAGGTTCTGGAGTTATTTCTGTAATAGGACAAGGCATTCCTGCAGAATTTTCTAAAATTATATCTTTAGGGTTAGAAAATAATGCGGCAGATGCACATTTGTTGTATAATAAAGTACACGATATTATAGATTATATTTTTAGAGAAGGAAATCCTGCAGGTATAAAAGCAATTTTTGATTATTTAGAATTATCTACAGCTAAAGTTCGTTTACCTTTATTAGAAGCTACGCCAGAATTAAAGTCAACAATAAATGGGTTTATGAATAGTTTTAATAAGCAAATGGCTTAACTTTTTATCATTTTAATAAAATATTAAGTTAAAACTTAGCCAAAAACTAGTGCAAACAATATTGGCATTCCTATTTTAGCGGTATAAAAAATGTTTTTTATATCCGTATAGAATGACTAATTTTGCAAAATGTTTTTAAGAATGAAGAAAATATTACCTCTTTTATTATTGGTGTTAGTCTTGGGCTCTTGTAGTGAATACCAAAAAGTATTAAAAAACCAAGATATTAAAGCTAAATATGAAATGGCCGAAAAGTTTTACAACGAAGGCGATTTTAAAAGAGCTAACCGTTTGTTTGAGCAAATAACACCTAAATATGTAGGTAAGCCACAAGGTGAGCGTGTAATGTTTTTTAACGCAAATAGCTACTATGAAATAAGAATGTACAATGATGCTGGTTATCATTTTGAGCGTTTTATAAAAGCATATCCTAGAAGTGAAAAAGTGCAAGAAGCTTCTTTTATGGGAGCTAAGAGTTATGCTCACTTGTCTCGTAACTATTCTTTAGATCAGACAGATACAGATAAGGCATTGTTAAAGATGCAGAATTTTATAAATACATACCCAGATTCTGAGTATTTAGCAGAAGCAAATGAGATTGCTGCTAAGCTGATAACTAAAAAAGAAAAAAAATCTATAGAAATTGCAAAGCAATTTACTAAATTAGGTGAGTTTTACGATTTAGAATACTCTATATCAGCAATTAAAGCATTAGAAAACTTTATGATAGACAATCCAGGTTCTATTTATAAAGAAGAAGCATTATATTATAAAACGCTTGCAGCTTATAATTTAGCAATAAACAGTCATCCTTATAAAAAGGAAGAACGTTTAAAAAATGCTAATGAAGCATACGGTAAGTTAATGAAGACTTTTCCTGAAACAGAATTTGCTAAAAAGGCAAATAATATGAAGGAGAAAATAGATAAAGAATTACAAAATTATTCAAAATAAATATTAGGCTATGAATATGAACGACTTGAAGAATTCAAAAGCAGCTGTATCTACAACTACCATTAATAAGAATGAGTTTGATGCTGGTACAGGGAATATATACGAAGCAATTTCTATAGTTTCTAAAAGAGCAATACAGATTAATTCTGATATTAAAAAAGAACTTTTAGAAAAGTTAGAAGAGTTTGCTACGTACAACGATAGTTTAGATGAAATTTTTGAAAACAAAGAGCAAATTGAAGTTTCTAAGTTTTATGAAAAATTACCAAAGCCGCACGCGTTAGCAGTAACAGAGTGGTTAGAGGATAGAATATACCATAGAAATACAGCGAAAGACTCATAGAGATGTTAGGTGGTAAAAATATCCTTTTAGGAATAACCGGAGGTATTGCCGCATACAAAACTACATTTCTTGTTCGCTTACTAATAAAAGCTGGCGCTAACGTTAAAGTTATTTTAACGGATAGCGCCAGCTCTTTTGTTTCTCCACTTACCTTAGCTACGCTATCTAAAAATCCAGTATTAACATCTTTTGTTAGTGAGGGTAAAGAAGAAGGAATATCTTGGAACAATCATGTAGAAATGGGTTTGTGGGCAGATTTAATGGTTATTGCTCCGGCAACAGCAAATACTTTGTCTAAAATGGCAAATGGTGTTTGTGATAATTTATTATTGGCAACGTATTTATCTGCTAAATGTCCTGTGTTTTTTGCTCCGGCAATGGATTTAGATATGTATAAGCATCCGTCTACTTTGGCTTCTTTTGATAAGCTTAATTCTTTTGGTAATATTATGATACCTGCAGGGGAAGGTGAGTTAGCTAGTGGTTTACACGGTGAAGGTAGAATGGCAGAGCCAGAAGATATAGTGCAGCACTTAAAACAATTTTTAAATACAGGTTTGCCGCTAAGTGGTAAAAAAGTGATTATTACAGCTGGTCCTACTTATGAAGCAATAGATCCTGTGCGTTTTATAGGCAATCACTCATCTGGTAAAATGGGGTATGAGCTTGCTTTGGCAGCAGCAAACAAAGGAGCTAAAGTAGTTTTAGTTTCTGGCCCGTCACACCTAACTATTTCTCATGATAATGTTACACTTGTACGTGTAAAATCTGCAGATGAAATGTATGATGAAGTACATAAACATTATGCGCATTTTGATATTGCTATATGTGCTGCTGCAGTTGCAGACTATAAGCCTAAAACTATTGCAGATCAAAAAATAAAAAAGAATGATGCTGAGATGCAAATAACTCTTGTTAAAAATAAGGATATTTTATTTTCTTTAGGAGAACAAAAGAAGCATCAATTTTTAGTAGGCTTTGCGTTAGAGACTCAAAACGAAGTGGAAAACGCTACAAAAAAGCTTAAAAAGAAGAATTTAGATATTATAATACTTAACTCTTTAAATGATACAGGAGCTGGTTTTGGAAAATCAACCAATAAAATATCAATTATAGATAAGAAATTAAATATAAAAACGTTTAAACTAAAGACAAAGGCAGATGTTGCCTTAGATATTGTAAATGAAATTATTATAAAAACGAATGTATAAATTTATAATTGCTTTTTTTTGTTTTGCTATTTTTTCTACTGCCACGGCACAAGAACTTAACTGTACAGTAACAGTAAACTCTGACCAAGTAGGGCAAACAAACCAGCAAGTTTTTAAAACATTAGAGCGTGCGCTTAATGATTTTATGAATAAAACTAAGTGGACAAATCGTATTTACAAAGAGCAAGAACGTGTAAACTCTAGAATGTTTATTACTGTTACAGAGTACTCATCTAATAGTTTTAAAGCAAATATTCAAATACAATCTTCTAGACCTGTTTTTAACACATCATACGAGACACCTATTTTTAATTATAAAGACAATCAGTTTAATTTTAATTATATAGAATTTCAACCATTGGTGTATAACCAAAATACGTTTGATTCTAATTTGGTAGGTGTAATGTCTTACTATGCATATGTTATGTTAGGTTTAGATGCAGATAGTTTTGCTCTAGAGGGAGGTACAGAACATTTTAAAAAAGCACAAGGTATTGTTACTCAAGCTCAGGGTAGTAGTGCAGCAGGGTGGAGTCAGTCTTCTAGTGAAAGAACTCGTTTTGAGCTTGTAGATAACATTTTATCTAACGCTTACAGGGAATATAGAGTTGCAATGTATAACTACCATAGAAAAGGTATGGATGTGCTTGCAGATAATAACAGTACAGGAAAACAAGTAATTTCTGGTACAATACGCTTGCTGTCTACTATAGCTAAGCGTAGAACTAATGCGTTTGTGTTGCAAACATTTTTTGATGCAAAATCAGATGAAATAGTAAGTATTTTTTCTGATGGTCCAAAAATGGATGTGGTAAAACTTAAAGAAGTTTTAAATACAGCCGCACCTTTTTATTCTAGTACGTGGAATAAAATAAAATATTAACCCTCACTTTTTATATTATAATTATATTTGATGTAATTTTTAATTACACAAATTGTTAGTAACACTTTCTATAAAAAATTACGCTTTAATAGACCATTTAAATGTGTCTTTTACCAATGGTTTTACGGTAATAACCGGAGAAACTGGCGCGGGTAAATCTATCTTATTAGGTGGTTTAGCATTGGTGCTAGGTAAGCGAGCAGATTTATCATCATTAAGAGACAAGGAAAAAAAATGTGTTATAGAGGCAGAGTTCTCTATAGGAAAATACAATCTTAAGTCTTTTTTTAATGATAATGATGTGGATTATGAAGAACACACTATTATTAGGAGAGAGATACTGCCAAGTGGCAAGTCTAGAGCTTTTATTAATGATTCTCCTGTTAGGTTAGCAACTTTAACCACTTTAGGAGATGGTTTAATAGATGTTCACTCTCAAAACCAAACGCTACAATTAGGAGATAATGCTTATCAATTTAAAGTAATAGATGGTTTAGCTTCTAATGCAGATCTTTTAGCTATTTATGAAAAAGATTTGCGTTCATTTAAAAAGGAAACCAAAGCATTAGAGTTACTGCTACAAGAAAAACAAGATGGTATTAAAGAACATGATTATAATACTTTTTTGTTAAGTGAGTTAGAAAGTGCGCCTTTAAAAGAAGGAATTTTAGAAGAATTAGAAGAGCAGTACGAGCAGCTTAATAATGTAGAAAACATTATGGAGCACTTGTCTAAAGGACACCAGTTAATTTCTGATGAGCAAGTTGGTATTTTAAATTTATTAACAGAATTAAAACAAGCATCTAGCAAATTGGCAGGTTTTGGTTCGCAATTCACAAGTTTAAACGATCGTGTACAATCTGTTTTTATAGAGGTTGATGATATTTTTGAGGAGTTTGAAAGTTTAGAGAATAGCGTAGAAGCTAATCCTAAATTGCTTGAAGAGGTAAACGCTAAATTGCAACTGTTGTACGATTTGCAAAAAAAGCACGGTGTTTTAGAGATTG containing:
- a CDS encoding IMPACT family protein codes for the protein MNKEKDTYLTIDNPSPEILYKDRKSKFFGYVFPITTEDDVKPIIEELKKQHHTANHVCYAWQLGTDNVRYRANDDGEPNNSAGLPIYGQIQAYDLTNVLVAVARIFGGTKLGVGGLISAYRTAAQIALDEAEIKKKIITQLYTLTFDYKDMNSVMRVIKQKKLDIVSQKLEANCTYVISVRKTKAEEVFNIFDTMQYIKIQN
- a CDS encoding DMT family transporter, which gives rise to MINLVLSILFSSLIFIVFKLFHIYKVQTLYAIITNYFVACLVGLSFYNTPIKPTELQNESWFGGALFLGILFILVFYIMAKTSQELGVSVASVSTKMSLVIPVLGGIFMYNENLTTLKTTGILLALSAVYLASIKKNTGTFNIKSLLLPFLVFIGSGTIDITIKYLEEAHVDEQKIPLFSSVIFIAAGLFGIIFILVRAKKYPLKINLKNVIAGVFLGIPNFFSIYFLIKALRGSDFSSASIFTINNVAIVLFTTLIGILFFKEKLSAKNWIGISLAVCSIILMAL
- a CDS encoding HAD-IA family hydrolase, whose product is MIKNIIFDFGDIFINLDKTATALELSKFGFTEITPELDTLMKSYEKGLISSDDFIADTNKIFTTATPEQLKIAWNKIILDFPEERLTFIETLAKETNYRLFLLSNTNELHIEQVIKNMNIDRYNRFKNCFEQFYLSHLINFRKPDAAIYEFVLKENNLKAKESFFIDDTKENTIAAEKLGIKSWNLQVGKEDIINLKSKL
- the ribD gene encoding bifunctional diaminohydroxyphosphoribosylaminopyrimidine deaminase/5-amino-6-(5-phosphoribosylamino)uracil reductase RibD, with amino-acid sequence MKIHEKYILRCIEIAKNGLGSTFPNPMVGAVIVHNNVIIGEGFTSPYGGSHAEVNAIKSVKDKLALKEATIYVTLEPCSHYGKTPPCADLIVKHKIPNVVIGLKDPHEKVAGNGIKKLKKAGCNVTIGVLEKECRDHHKRFLCFYEKKRPYIVLKWAETSDGFIAPLQEKRNNTPEPFWITNKASRQLVHQWRSEEQGILVGTNTVIKDNPKLDVRNWYGTPPTRIVLDKNLKIDINKNILDTSVNTIVLTEKANHEKQLDGINYEEIDFKKPLATEICRVLHKQNILSVIIEGGTKTLQTFIDANLWDEARVFKGVSTFKDGIKAPVFKGNLKTTTNIKTDILKIYNND
- a CDS encoding GNAT family N-acetyltransferase, with the protein product MDNVVIRPILQKDNASVAEVIRQVLVDLGVPKVGTAYADKALDSMYENYNVPKATYFVAEVNGKILGCAGVAQLENYDSDTCELQKMYFLEEARGKGLGSKMMDACISKAREYRFKKCYLETMPYMKDAQKLYKKTGFKYIDCRMGDTGHYSCPVFMLLEL
- the prmC gene encoding peptide chain release factor N(5)-glutamine methyltransferase encodes the protein MLLKEIKKIFHIELDAMYPVEEVDSFFYMTIEHYLKLERFILAMQPDYVVKKEEEGVLFSTIEQLKKNVPIQYIFKTAHFMGLDFNVNSNVLIPRPETEELVSWILSEVDINQEITILDIGTGSGCIAISLAKNLPKAKVFALDVSKNALEVAKNNAEANNVSVTFIEKSILEEPNLKQKFDVIVSNPPYVRELEKVEMNANVLDNEPSLALFVSDNKPLVFYDAITNFAVNYLVDGGKLYFEINQYLGKETKALLEKHDYKNIILKKDMFGNDRMLKGEIEN
- the ligA gene encoding NAD-dependent DNA ligase LigA; this translates as MSVKEQIEALRDELRKHNHNYYVLDTPTISDYDFDIKLKELQALEAKHPEFYDANSPTLRVGGEITKNFNTVVHEHRMYSLDNSYSKEDLLDWEKRVEKILGDSNIEFTCELKYDGASISLTYEDGKLVRAVTRGDGFQGDEVTTNIKTIKSVPLQLKGDYPPKFDIRGEIVLPFEGFHKMNEERVANGEDPYMNPRNTASGSLKLQDSSLVAQRPLECLLYSVVGANLNLETQFDALEKTRSWGFKVPTVAKLCKSVDEVMAFVEYWDVHRHELPYETDGVVVKVNTLRYQEELGYTSKSPRWAMAYKFKAEQVSTVLNEISYQVGRTGAITPVANLEPVLLAGTTVKRASLHNADQIEKLDVRVGDTVFVEKGGEIIPKIVGVNLEVRPQDSLPTHYIEHCPECNTELIRTEGDAKHYCPNEYGCPPQITGKIQHFISRKAMDIDGLGSETVELLFKEGLIKNYADLYTLTVEQLLPLERMAKKSAENLVKGVAASVEIPFERVLFALGIRFVGETVAKKLAKAYKNIDALMYASALELATVDEIGERIASSVVEFFQNEINLESINRLKSYGLQFQVSAEKLLNQTEKLKGETYVVSGVFEMSRNDLKKLIEDNGGKVGSSISSKTSFLIAGDKMGPSKRTKAESLNIPIITEKDFLTKLG
- a CDS encoding DUF6913 domain-containing protein, producing the protein MLKGIKNKFKRKAAVKFLNENKNKRVTCSRIKKGISKVGCIVDLDNVPDGTVFNEFIKEFSLQPNALKIIGYKAEHDKNSPYSTPVFSEEDLGWGAKIENSYALEFLDNEYDMLISYYTEDNLLLQLVTMQSKARLKVGFGEVDENLNDLILNIPIKDFSIFKKELGKYLSVLNEI
- the dapA gene encoding 4-hydroxy-tetrahydrodipicolinate synthase, producing MKELVGTGVALVTPFKSDLSVDVTALQNIVEYNIANGINYLVVLGTTGEPATLTAEEKQLVIDTVVKVNARRLPLVLGVGGNNTMAVVAELKERDLSDFAAVLSVSPYYNKPTQEGIYQHFKAMSLASPKPIIVYNVPGRTGSNMLASTTVRLAKDFSNIVAIKEACGDMVQILSIIKDKPKDFMVISGDDFTALSTVLAGGSGVISVIGQGIPAEFSKIISLGLENNAADAHLLYNKVHDIIDYIFREGNPAGIKAIFDYLELSTAKVRLPLLEATPELKSTINGFMNSFNKQMA